From a region of the Nonlabens sp. Hel1_33_55 genome:
- a CDS encoding glutaminyl-peptide cyclotransferase, whose protein sequence is MNWKYSILIAFVALSLSSCKTELDRFKSNYSLEITNDKKNWNDEDTVQISLVDDASMGADSIVWYQNARRLDDVEGNTLSRNLTNQPLGKLTYKAVVYQDNKVATATTSITRLNPIAPKIYSYSIVNTYPHDEAAYTQGLEFHDGQLYESTGQYGESDVRITQVETGDVIKKEELGRDIFAEGLTILNNKLYQLTWRSRFGYVYDLDLNETETFKYNQSKEGWGLANDGEFLYKSDGTDKIWKIDPVTFEELEYIQIVSNKKTFDKINELEFVNGKIYANIYQENAIFTLDPSTGALEGVINLTDLKDQIPNWSKDDNVLNGIAYDKATDRLFVTGKRWAKMFEIEISN, encoded by the coding sequence ATGAACTGGAAATACTCCATTTTAATAGCCTTTGTAGCACTCTCATTATCAAGTTGTAAAACCGAATTGGATCGATTTAAATCCAATTACTCCTTGGAAATTACCAATGATAAAAAAAACTGGAATGATGAGGATACCGTTCAAATTTCTTTGGTAGACGACGCATCAATGGGTGCAGATAGCATCGTATGGTATCAAAATGCTCGTAGATTAGATGATGTTGAAGGAAACACGCTTTCGCGAAATCTAACAAATCAACCGCTAGGAAAACTAACTTACAAGGCTGTGGTGTATCAAGATAATAAGGTTGCCACGGCGACCACTAGTATCACAAGGCTGAATCCAATAGCGCCAAAAATATATTCTTATTCCATTGTAAATACATATCCTCACGATGAGGCAGCGTATACTCAAGGTCTTGAATTTCACGATGGGCAACTTTATGAAAGTACGGGACAATACGGCGAGTCTGATGTTAGAATTACTCAAGTAGAAACGGGTGATGTGATTAAGAAAGAAGAGTTAGGAAGAGATATTTTTGCAGAAGGATTAACCATACTCAATAATAAGTTGTACCAATTGACGTGGCGCAGTCGTTTTGGGTACGTCTATGATCTTGATCTCAATGAGACAGAGACTTTCAAATATAATCAGAGCAAAGAAGGTTGGGGACTTGCAAATGATGGAGAGTTCTTATACAAGAGTGATGGAACGGATAAGATTTGGAAAATTGATCCAGTCACATTTGAGGAACTGGAATACATTCAAATTGTTTCCAACAAAAAGACGTTCGATAAAATCAACGAGCTTGAATTTGTGAATGGTAAAATTTATGCAAACATCTATCAAGAAAACGCCATCTTTACTTTAGATCCATCGACAGGTGCTCTCGAAGGAGTTATTAATCTCACTGATCTGAAAGATCAGATTCCTAACTGGAGTAAAGATGACAATGTGCTGAACGGGATCGCTTACGATAAGGCAACAGACCGTTTATTTGTGACCGGGAAACGCTGGGCAAAAATGTTTGAAATTGAAATCTCGAACTAA
- a CDS encoding acyl-CoA thioesterase, translated as MDSSLPIFEQHRRVSTNEIDDLNHVNNVVYVQWANDVASKHWTTVAPQEILDQYDWVMIKHCIEYKQSAILDDNILIKTQVGRATNVRYERFIEIYKEDSMELLAKTVSDWCAIDKNGKPVRISQELRELFEVAE; from the coding sequence TTGGATTCTAGTCTACCCATTTTTGAGCAGCACCGCCGAGTATCTACGAATGAAATTGACGATCTAAACCACGTGAACAATGTTGTTTATGTGCAATGGGCTAACGATGTGGCTTCGAAACACTGGACTACTGTCGCGCCACAAGAAATTCTTGATCAATATGATTGGGTGATGATCAAGCATTGTATAGAATATAAACAATCTGCAATTCTTGACGACAACATATTGATAAAGACCCAAGTAGGCCGAGCAACAAACGTTAGGTATGAACGTTTTATAGAAATATATAAAGAAGACTCGATGGAGTTGCTTGCTAAAACGGTATCAGACTGGTGTGCTATTGACAAAAATGGAAAACCAGTACGCATATCACAGGAATTAAGAGAACTATTTGAAGTAGCAGAATGA